In Magnetospirillum sp. 15-1, the sequence CCCAACTTCGCCAACCGGATCAAGGGCGGGCATCCGCTCAACGTCTACGGCTCGGGCAACCAGACCCGCACCTTCTGCTACATCACCGACGCCATGGTCGGCTTCCTGCTGGTGATCCTGCGCGGCGTGCCGGGCGAGGCCTACAACATCGGCAATCCCAAGCCGGAAATTTCCATGGTCGACCTGGTCAACCGGATTTCGGACGTGCTCGGCAAGCCGGTGGCGCACAACGTCATCGAATACCCGGATTCCTATCCCGCCGACGAGCCCAACCGGCGCTGCCCGGATATCCGCAAGGCCAAGCTGCAGCTCAAGTTCGAGCCCAGTGTGGAGCTCAACGAGGGTCTGCGCCGCTTCCTCACCTGGGCGGACGGCGTCTATACGGGCGAACAGTAATGGAAGCCCTGTCCTGAACGGTGATCGCAGACAAGCGCATGGAGTCTGCGTCATCGTTCAGGGCAGGGTTCTTCTTTTTGGGGTACTGCGAGCATAGCCGTGCTATTAGGTCGGCGCCGGAACGCCCTACCTCCTTGGAACCATCGTGAGCAATCCCAGTTCGCCCATTCCCCACTATGAAGGCCGGGATCTGGAAATCCTTGCCGACGCCCCCCGCTATCAATCCTGGATCGTCGACCAGTTTCGGCCATATCTCGGTGGGCATGTGGTCGAGTACGGTGCGGGGTTCGGCTCCATTTCGATCCTGCTCGCCCCCAATTGCCGCCGCCTCGATCTGGTGGAGCCATCGGAGCCGCTGATCCCTCCCCTGACCCGTCGAGTGGCCAGTCTGGAGCATGTTTCGGTATTGCGCTCCAGCCTGGAATCCCATGTGGCCGAGCTTGCCGACAATAGTCTGGACGGCGTCGTCCTGGTCAACGTCCTGGAACACGTGGAAGATGACATCGCGGCTCTGCGCCAGTTGGCCCGCGTCATCAAGCCGGGTGGGCATCTGATGCTCTACGTTCCGGCCTTGTCCTGGCTTATGAGCGAACTGGATCGGATGCACGGGCATCACCGCCGCTATTCACGGCAGGATCTGCGTTCGCGCGTCTCCGCGGCAGGTCTTAGGGTGCTCCGTGATGGGTATATGGATCTGGTGGGCGTGGTGCCCTGGTGGCTGATCAACGTGGTGGGCGGAAGCACGGCCTTCAGCCCCCGCATGATCAAGCTGTATGACCGGCTGTTCGTGCCCGCGACCAAGATCATCGAGCGCCTTGTGGGAGCTCCCATCGGCAAGAATCTGATTCTGGTGGCGCACAAGCCTCTGGCGCCGAGCGAATCCTGAGGCTCGCGGGCGGAAGGTCGCTGATCGTCGTGATAGTCGACGCCCAGGCGAAAAGCCCGGCCATCCTTGACACAAACCGGCGTTGATTTTACACACCGGTGCAGGCCGGAGAGCGGGAGGATTGGGATGACGCAGGCGGGTAAGGCTGACGCAGGGCCGGCGATTGTCCCGGTCATCCTGTCGGGCGGCGCCGGAACGCGGCTGTGGCCGCTGTCGCGTGAGAAGTTTCCCAAGCAATTGCAGAATCTGACCTCGGAGCTCTCGCTGCTTCAGGAGACGGCGTTGCGGGCCCAGGCCGTGCCCGGTACCGGCGCTCCCATCATCGTCTGCAACCAGGAGCACCGCTTCATCGTCGCCGAACAAATGCGCGAGATCGGTATCGAGCCGCGCGCCATCGTCGTCGAGCCTCTGGGGCGCAATACCGCCGCCGCCGCCGCCGTCGCCGCCCTGGTGCTGGAGGCCGAACCCGACGCGCTGCTGCTGGTGATGCCTTCCGATCATACCGTGCGCAAGCCCGAAGGCTTCGTCGGCGCGGTGCGCATCGCCGTGCCCCTGGCCCGGGCCGGTCATCTGGTCACCTTCGGCATCGTTCCCGATTCGCCCGCTACCGGCTATGGCTACATCCATCGCGGTGCGTCCATCGCCGGCCACGACGGCGCCCATATGGTCGACCGCTTCGTCGAGAAACCCGATCTGGCCACCGCTCAGGCCTTCCTGGCCACCGGCGCCTATAGCTGGAACAGCGGCATCTTCATGTTCTCGTCGGCCGCCATCCTGGCCGAGATGGGCCGCCTGCGCCCCGATATCCTGGACGGCAGCCGCGCCGCCCTGGCCCAAGGCGCCACCGATCTGTTCTTCTTCCGCCTGGACGAGGCCGCCTTCGCCGCCGTCCCCTCGCTCTCCATTGATTATGCCGTGATGGAGCACACCGCCAAGGCCGCGGTGGTGCCCGCGGAGATGGGCTGGTCCGACCTGGGGTCGTGGTCGGCCCTGTGGGCGGAACTGGAGCAGGACGCCGACGGCAACGTCATCCGTGGCGACGCCTTCGCCCACGATTCCAAGGGCTGCCTGCTGCGCAGCGACGGCCCGCTGGTGGCCGCCCTGGGGCTGGAGGACATGATCGTCGTCGCCACCGGCGACGTGGTCATGGTCGCCGACAAGAGCCGTGACCAGGAGGTCAAGGCCCTGGTCGACGACCTCAAGGCCAGGGGCCGCGACGAAGCCGTCCAGCCGGCCCGGGTCTACCGCCCCTGGGGCTGGTTCGAAACCATCGACGAAGGTCCCCGCTTCCGCTGCAAGCACATCCTGGTCAAGCCGGATTCCAAGCTGTCGCTGCAAAAGCACTGGCACCGCTCCGAGCACTGGATCGTCGTCACCGGGACCGCCCTGGTCACCTGCGGCGACAAGACCTTCCTGCTGCGCGAGAACGAATCCACCTTCATCCCCAGCGGCACGCCCCACCGCCTGGAAAATCCCGGCAAGATTCCGCTCCGGATGATCGAGGTGCAGTCGGGCGAGTATGTGGGTGAGGACGATATCGTCCGCTTCGAGGACGATTACGGCCGAACGGCTTGACCCCCGCCGGCCTTGGGCACGCAGTCAAAGCCGCCGCCGTGATTGCGCAGCAGAAAATAGCCGGTAAGGTCGACAAGGCAGGCCGGGTCGGCCACCAGCGGCCACAGGACATCGGCACCGACGAACAGATGGCGCTGATCCTCTGCTGACCCGGCACCGGTCCAGACCGTGGTGGCCTGTGCACCCCAGCTGAACCCCTCCATCAAACGATAGCGCCAATGCCCCGGCGGGCTCGCCTTCAAGCCGGCCTGACGGGCGATGATCCACTCGAAGCCCTGCTGGCCCTGGGTGAAGAGGTAGACGCGGGGCGGCTGGGCCGCCAGACCGGCCAGGTGCCGGGCCAGGGAATCCGCCTCGGTGGTGACCTGCGCCACCAGGGCCGCCGCCGCCGGACTCTCGCTGCCTCGGAATTGGGCATTGTCCAGGCTGGCCCCCACGGCGCGGACCTGCTGTAGCACCAGCACTGCCACGGCCAGCGCAAGCAGCCGGGGCCACAGCTTCCCCCGTTTGGCCAGCGCCGCCAGCACGGCCTCGGCCAGCAGCACCGTTCCAACCACATGCACCACGCGCAGGCCAACCCGGCTATAGCGGGGCAACGACGCCAGCTGCTCGCGCTCGTAGGCGGTGAAGCAGAAGGCGTAATACCAGCCTGCGCTGATTGAAACTCACGTGGGGGATTCCCAAGATCGCCCGGATATGATTCACCATGGCAAACAGTGGGAGGTTTGCCATGGGTGCCCCGATACCGCTTCGTCCGGACTTTGATGGTTCTGTTCTTCGCCGTCTTGCCCGCGCCTCGGATGATGCCGATCAGACGCGTCGTCTGTTGGCGCTGGCGTCGATCTATGACGGCGGCAGTCGGAGCGGCGCGGCGAAGCTGGGCGGGGTCGGGCTCCAGGTGGTTCGGGATTGGGTGGTGCACTTCAATTCGGACGGACCTGCGGGCCTGATCGACCGCAAGGCTCCCGGCCAGGTGTCGAAGCTGAATGCTGAGCAACGCCAGTCCTTGGTTGACAAGGTGGAGCGCGGCCCGATCCCGGCGGTCGATGGGGTCGTCCGTTGGCGCCTCAAGGATCCGGCCCTGTGGCTCTTCGAGGATTTCGGCATCTCGCTGGACGAGACGACGGTGGGGCGAGAATTGAAGGCGATGGGCTTCCGCAAGCTGTCGGCGCGGCCTCGCCATCATGCCCAGAACGGCGATGCCGTTGAGGATTTTAAAAAAGTTTCCCCACCGAGCTGGCGGCGATCCGGGCCAAGCTGCCGCCAGGAACCGACATAGAGGTCTGGTGGCAGGACGAGGCCCGGGTCGGGCAAAAGAACAAGATCACCCGCCGCTGGGCCAAGCGGGGGACGCGCCCTTCGGCGCCCCATGACCAGCGCACCCAGTCCGCCTACATCTTCGGCGCCATCTGCCCCGAGCGCGGTGTCGGCGCCGCCCTCGTCCTGCCGCGCTGCGACACCCTCGCCATGCAGTGGCACCTGGACGAGATCGCATCCCAAGTGAGGCCGGGCGCCCACGCCGTCCTCATGCTCGATCAGGCGGGATGGCACACCGCCGACAAGCTGGCCGTGCCGGACAACATCACCATCCTGCCCTTGCCGCCCCGCTCGCCGGAACTCAATCCGGTCGAAAACATCTGGCAGTTCATCCGCCAGAACTGGCTCTCCAACCGTGTCTTCGAATCCTACGACCAGATCATCGCCTTGTGCTGCCATGCATGGAACAGGCTCATCGACCAGCCATGGAAAATCATCTCCATCGGCCGTCGCCAGTGGGCGCATAGGTTTTGATCAATGCAGGTTGGTATAAGTCACCAGCAAGCCGGCAGCATAGGCGGCCAGCCAGGCCACCAGCACCGCCACGGCCGGACGGGCGACGCGGTCGCGGACCGCCAGGGCCAGTCCTAGAGTCTGTCTGACTTAGATTGAAGCATACCCTGCGTGCCGCAGATATGCGGCGCACTCCTGCGGAGGGAAAGCGTCCAGGAGTTTACCGACGCGCCTCCATGTGGTTTCGATGGTTCGTTCGTCAGCCTTTCGGACGAGGGTCTTGAGTTTGGCGAACATCATCTCGATGGGATTGAGATCGGGGCTGTAGGGCGGCAGGAAGAGCAGATGAGCACCGACCTTGCGAATGGCTTGGCGTGCCGGCTTTCCTTTGTGGCTTCCCAGATTATCGAGGATGACGACGTCACCGGGTTCCAGGGCCGGTGCCAAGGATTGCTCCACCCAGGCGGTGAAGGTCGCCCCATTGATGGGGCCGTCGAGGACCAGGGGAGCGATGATCCGGTCATGGCGCAGGCCCGCCAGGAAGGTCAGGGTTTTCCAGTGGCCGTGGGGAACCTTGGCCAGGAGGGCCTCTCCCCGAGGGCTCCATCCGCGCAGACGCGTCATGTTGGTCTTGACCCAGGTCTCATCGATAAAGACCAGGCGCGAGGGATCAAGCCTGTGTTGATGGGTTTTCCAGCGATGGCGCAGCCGCGCTACCCTCGGCCCATCCTGTTCCTTGGCCATCAGCGTTTTTTTTGAAGCTCAAGCCCAGACCACGGACGAAACGCCAGACGGTATCGTGGGTGACGACGACACCCCGCTCGGCCAGTTCTGCCGCCAGAGCCCGCATGGTCAGGTCCTTCTTCTCGGCCAGCCGGGATTGTATCCAATCGGCGGTCTCTCCGCTCAGAAGTGGGCGGCGATGCCCGCCCATCTTGCTGGGCTGAAGACCGCGCCCGGATCGCCACTTCTGGCCGATCCGAACCGCCGTCGCCACCGAAACCCCAAAGCGCTTCGCTGCCGAGCGTGTCGTCTCGCCTGAATTCAGGGCTGCGGCTATCCGCTGCCGAAGGTCTTGCGAAAGAGGTCCTGCCATCCCTGCTGGCCTCCTATCCAGCCAGCAGTTTGAATCACATTCTCGGCCCCAGGGGAATCCCAATTCCGATTCCGCTTAACTCAGACTGACTCTAGCAGCGCGGCCCCGCTCAGCGGCAGCTTGAACGCCAGGGCATAGGCCCCCATGCCGGCCAGCATGCGCCGGGCGGTCTCCAATGCCGCATCCAGGGCGTTCCAGTCGGCCAGGGTGGCCAGGGGGTTGCTGGCGCAATTTCCCGCCCCGGCCACCGGGACTAGGCCGCGCCAAGCCAGCATCACCGCCACCAGCGGCCCCAGCAGGGCCAGGGCCGGTCCCGGGCGGCGCAGACGGGGATCAGCGATCATCAGCGCCAGGGCCCCCACCGCCAGGGCCGGGGCCAAAGCCGCCCCGGTAGCCTTTGATCAGGTAGGACATGCCGGCGGCGATCAAGGCCCCATCGAGGCCACGGCCGGCCCGTACCAGTAGCAGCAGCATCGCGGCGATCAGATAGATCTGCGGCTTTTCCACCAGCATCAGCTGGGGCACCAGGGTCCAGGCCGCTTCCAGCCCCAGCAGCCCGAGGATAGTGGCCCAGCCGGCGAGTCCGGCGGCACCCGCCCCCGCTCCCCGCCCGCGCAGGGTTTCGGCCAGCATCTCCCAGATCAGCCCCATCAGCACCGCGTGCAGGACGACGAAGGGGGCCAGCGAGCGGCCCGGCTCGAACTGCCCGAAAAGCAGATTGGGAAAGGCCAGCAACGCCGGCAGGCCCTGGGTGTAGCCCATGCCCACCCAGGTGGAGTCCTCCGACAGGAACCCATCCTCGAGAAAGGCCTCGTGCGGCTAGGTCAGCCAGGCAGAAAATTCATCCCACGAATGGACCCGATAGACGAAGTCCCCGCGCCATCCGGCCAGGAGCGCCACCGTCAGGGGCAGCAGCACGGCCGGAGGCGCCACAGATCCGCTCCGGGCCGCCGGTGGGCCAATCCCGCCAGAGTGGGAACCAGCAAGCCCCAGGCCAGGACCCGCAAGCCCAACCCCAGGGCCATATTACCCACCAGCAGAACGGCCGGAATGGTCATGATACCCAGCATCAGGCGGGTACCGGGTGACGGGATATGCCACCACGCCCCCAACCCCAGACCGACGGACAGGCAAAGAAGCAGGGAAACGCTCAGGCCCAAGCCCCGTCCTCCCCGAGATCAGTCCAGTTCGAAGGCGTTCTTATAATCCAGTTTCAGCGCCGGGTCCTGCTCCTCTTTCCTGAGGAAGCAATTGCCGACCACCAGCACTTCGATCTCGCTGCCCATGAAACAGCGGAAGGCGTCCTCGGGGGTACAGACGATGGGCTCGCCCCGGACGTTGAAGCTGGTGTTGACCACCACGGGGCAGCCGGTGCGGGCCTTGAACGCCGAGATCAGCGCATGATAGCGCGGATTGGTGTCGGCATGGACGGTCTGGACGCGGGCGGAGTAATCCACGTGGGTCACCGCCGGAATGGCCGAACGCGGCACGTTCAGCTTGTCGATGCCGAACAGCTTCTCCTCGTCCGCGGTCATGGCGCGGCGATGCTTTTCCGCCACCGGGGCCACCAGCAGCATGTAGGGCGAGTCGCCGTCCAGATCGAACCACTCGGCCACATCCTCGCGCAGCACGCTGGGCGCGAAGGGGCGGAAGCTCTCGCGGTACTTGACCTTGAGGTTCAGCGTCTTCTGCATGGAGGGCGAGCGGGGGTCGCCCAGGATGGAGCGGCCGCCCAGGGCACGCGGACCGAATTCCATGCGGCCCTGCATCCAGCCCACCGCCTTTTCGTCGGCCAGGGCCTGGGCGGTGGCTTCGGTCACCTCGGCCTCGCCCATCACCGCGAACTTGGCGCCGGCGGCGGTCAGGCGCGCCTCGATATCGGCCTGCTCGAACACCGGACCGAGATAGGAGCCCCTCATGGCATCCTTGCCGGGGGTCACGCTGCGGGGCTGGCCCTTGTGGATGTGGTAGCCGGCCAGGGCGGCGCCGAGCGCGCCGCCGGCATCGCCCGAAGCCGGCTGGATCCAGATGTTGTCGAAGATGCCTTCGCGCAGAACCTTGCCGTTGGAGACGCAGTTCAGCGCCACGCCGCCGGCCAGGCAGAGATTCTTCGCCCCGGTTTCCTTCTTGATGCCGTGGCACAGCTTGGAAACGATGATTTCGGTCACCTCCTGGATGGAGGCGGCGATATCCATGTGGAACTGGGTCAGCGGGTCCTCGTCGGCCTGGCGCACCTTTTGCCCGAACAGCGCGGCGAAGCGCTGGTTGGTCATGGTCAGCCCGGTGCAGTAGTCGAAATACGACTGGTCCAGGCGGAACGAACCGTCCTCCTTCACATCGACCAGATTGTCGAGGATCAGCCTGGTGTATTTGGGCTCGCCGTAGGGCGCCAAACCCATCAGCTTGTACTCGCCGGAATTGACCTTGAAGCCGGTGTAATAGGTGAAGGCGGAATAGAGCAGCCCCAGGGAATGGGGAAAATGCAGTTCCTTGTGGATGTCCAGCCGGTTGCCCGACCCCATGGCCAGCGAGGTGGTGGTCCACTCGCCGACCCCATCCATGGTCAGCACCGCCGCGTCCTCGAAGGGCGAGGGAAAGAAGGCGCTGGCCGCATGGCTGAGATGGTGCTCGGCGAACAGCAGCTTGTTCATCCAGTCGAAATCAGGTGCGAAGCGCTTGATCTCGCGGGTCAGCAGATCCTTCTGGAACAGCTTTTCCTTCAGCCACACCGGCATGGCGGTCTTGAACGAGGAAAAGCCCTTGGGCGCGAAGGCGACATAGGTCTCCAGCAGCCGCTCGAACTTGAGGAACGGCTTGTCGTAGAACACCACGGAATCCACGTCGTCCAGGCCGATTCCCGCCTCGGCCAGACAATAGGCCACGGCCTTCTCGGGGAAGGCGGCGTCGTGTTTCCTGCGGGTGAAGCGCTCCTCCTGGGCGGCGGCGATGACGCGGCCATCCTCGACCAGGGCGGCGGCGCTATCGTGATAGAGGGCGGATAGGCCGAGAATGCGCAAGGGAGGACCTCAGAACAGGGTATAGATGAAGGGTGCCACCGCCGAGCCCTGCGACAGCACGATCAGGCCGCCGAACACCACCATCATGATCAGGATGGGCAGCAGCCAGAACTTCTTGCGTTCGCGCAGGAACTGCCAAAGCTCGATGAGGAAGCTCACGGGTGGTCTCTCCTAGAACTGGCGCCGCATGCTGTCGGGCGCCGGGCCCGGCGGGGTGCGATTGATCCAATAGCTGGCGGCGGCGTCATCGCGGTTCAGGCGCAGCGGGTCCTTGCCCAGCGCGCGCATGATCAGGGCGATGGGCGTCACGGTCAGGAAGAACAGCAGCCCCATGACCAGCGGCGTCACCACGTGATGCAACGCCATGCCGACCAGGAACCACAGCCTGTTGAGCGGCCTGAGAGCCTTGGGAACCACCAGGGCCGCCAGCAGGAATCCCACGGCGACCGCTCCGGCCCACAACCGGGGCTCACCGCCATCCTTGAGCGGCAACAGGGCGACGACGGCGAAGACAGCGGCGAAGACCAGACCGAACGACCGCTCGGAACCCATCTCGACCTTGCGGGCATGGGACCCACCGTCGATGGCGCCCTGTGACGTGCTCATGCTGTGGAAACGATCCCCTTGCTGAAGGTTGCCGGACTTCTACCACAGCCCAACCAGTTGAGGCAAACCGCTCAGGCCGGAGCCGCCACGGCTTCCACCCGGTCGCACAGCGCATGGCCGATCAGAATATGCATCTCCTGGATACGGGCGGTGACGCTGGACGGCACCACCAGCAGCGGGTCGGCCAGTCCCACCATCTTGCCGCCGTCGCGGCCCGAGAAGCCGGCCGCCACCAGACCCATGTCGCGGGCCACCGCCAGGGCGGTCAGCACGTTCGGGCTGTTGCCCGAGGTGGTGATGCCGATGGCCACGTCGCCGGGCCGGCCCAGCGCCTCGATCTGGCGCGAGAAGATTTCCTCGTAGGAGAAGTCGTTGGCGCAGGCGGTCAGCAGCGAGGTGTCGGTGGTCAGCGCCAGCGCCGCCAGGGCCTTGCGGTTGTAGCGGTAACGGATCACCAGTTCGGTCGCCAGGTGCTGAGCGTCGGCGGCCGAGCCACCGTTGCCGAAGAACAGGATCTTGCCACCCGCCGCCAGGCTGTCGAGACAGGCCTGGACCAGACGCTGAAAGGGTTCGCGCACCGCCGCGCCGGTAACCGCCAGTGTCTCGGCGTGCTCCGCGATCTGCTGATCGAGAAAGGCGGCGTATTTCATGGGGGCGATCCTCATTGTGGAATGAACCTCCTTAGCCCTTCCCGCCTGCCGCCGCAACACCCGACTCGGTCAGGGTACGCAATTGCCGGTTGGCCACCGTGATCATGGACAGATCGATATGGGACGCCGCCTTCAGCTCGGCCAGCAGGGTCTCGGCCCGCTCCACCGCCGCCCGGTTGGCCTCCAGCCAGGACTGGACCGCCGCGTCGGGCTCGAGGCCGGGATAGGAGGCCGCCACCACGCTGGTGATATCGCGCTGATGGCCATAGAGGTCCTCGATGGCCGCCGCCGCCGCCAGCTTCAGCCAGTGGCCCTGTCCCGACAGCTTTTCGGCCGAGGCGCGCAGCCAGCCCAGCGAGAACCGGGCTCCCACCGCGAAATAGAGGCGCCCGGCCGTCTCGATGGACAGGTCCTGACGGGTGGCGATGCGCAGGATGTCGGCGGCCGAGGCCAGGACGATCAGGTTGCCGACCCGCTGGGCCAGATCGTGGGGAACGCCCTGGCCGACGAAATACTCGATGCGGGCCAGAACCGCGGCGGCCGCATCGGGCGGCAGGATGGTGGGCACGGCGCCTTCCAGCGCCTTGACACCGGGCGACAGCTCGGCGATGCCCGCCCCCAGGGCAAAGGGCGACGGCATGGAACGCAGCACCCACATGGTGGCGCGCTCCACCAGCCGGTTGGCCTCGATCTGCATGGCGGTCTGGGCGGCGGCCGGCACCTTGCCGTCCAGCTCCTCGATGGCCCGCCAGACTTCGCGCATGCGGAAGGCGTCGCGCGCCACGATATAGGCCCTGGCCACCTGGGCCGGGGGATGGCCGGTGGTCTCCATCAGTTCCGAGACGAAGGCGCCGCCCACCCGGTTGACCATGGAATTGGTCACCACCGTGGCGACGATTTCCCGCCGCAGCCGGTGGCGCTGGACATCGTGACCGAAACGATCCCGGAGCGCCGTGGGAAAGTAGTTGGTCAGGTCGATGGCCATGAAGGGATCGTCGGGCAGTTCCGAGGCCAGGATATGGTCATAGAGCCAGATCTTGCCGTAGGCCAGCAGCACCGCCAGTTCGGGACGGGTGAAGCCCTGCTTCTTCGCCGCCCGCTCGGTCAGCGTCTCGTCGGTGGGCAGGAACTCGATGCCCCGGTCCAGCCGCCCGCTCTTTTCCAGCAGGCGCATGAAGCGGGCCTCGGCGTCCAGCAGCTCGGCGCCCTGGGCCTGAAGCATGGTCAGCGCCTGGGTCTGAAGGTAATTGTCGCGCAGCACCAGGGCACCCACTTCCCCGGTCATCTCGACCAGCAGCTTGTCGCGCTGCTTGGGGGTAAGATCGCCCGCCGCCACCAGGTCGTTGACCAGGATCTTGATGTTGACCTCGTGGTCCGAGCAATCCACCCCGGCGGAATTGTCGATGGCGTCGGTATCGATGCGCCCGCCCCCGCCGCCCGCCCCGCCGATGGCGTATTCGATGCGGCCCAGCTGGGTGAAGCCCAGATTGGCGCCCTCGCCCACCACCTTGGCACCAACCTCCGCGCCGTTGATGCGCAGGGAATCGTTGGCCCGGTCGCCGGCCTCGGCGTTGCTTTCGCCCGACGCCTTCACATAGGTGCCAATGCCGCCCAGGAACAGCAGGTCCACCGGCGCCTTGAGCAGGGCGCGGATCAGCTCGGTCGGCGTCAGACTATCTGACTCGATACCGAAACGAGCCCTGACCTGAGGGCTGATGGCAATGGTCTTGGCGGTGCGCGGCCAGATGCCGCCGCCTTCCGAGATAGTCGAGGTGTCGTAATCGGGCCAGGCCTTGGCGGCAACGAACAGCCGCTCGCGCTCGGCGAAGGTCTTTTGCGGGTCGGGATCGGGGTCGAGGAAGATGTGGGCGTGATTGAAGGCGGCGACCAGCCGGGCATGGGGCGAGCGCAGCATGCCGTTGCCGAACACGTCGCCCGACATGTCGCCCACGCCCACCACCGTGAAATCCTCGCTCCGGGTATCGACGCCCATCTCGCGGAAATGGCGTTCCACCGCCACCCAGGCCCCCTTGGCGGTGATGCCCATCTTCTTGTGGTCGTAGCCCTGGGAACCGCCGGAGGCGAAGGCATCGCCCAGCCAGTGGCCGTATTCCAGCGAAACCGAATTGGCGATGTCGGAGAAGGTGGCGGTGCCCTTGTCGGCGGCCACCACCAGATAGGGGTCGTCGCCGTCCCGGCGCAGCACGTCCGGGGGCGGCCTGACCCCTTCCGGCGTCAGGTTGTCGGTGAGGTCCAGCAGGCCGCGCATCAGAATCTTATAGCACTCGATGCCCTCGGCCAGATACGCCTCGACGCCCGCCGGTTTCCGGCGGGCGCTTCACCACGAAACCGCCCTTGGCGCCCACCGGAACGATCACTGCGTTCTTGACCATCTGGGCCTTCATCAGGCCCAGGATCTCGGTACGGAAATCCTCGCGCCGGTCGGACCAGCGGATGCCGCCGCGCGCCACCTTGCCGCCTCTGAGGTGGATGGCCTCGACACGCGGGCTGTAGACGAACACCTCCACCAGGGGCCGGGGGGCCGGCAACTCGTCCACCGCCTTGGAATCCAGCTTGAAGGACAGATAGGCCTTGGGCCTGCCGCCGCCATCGGTCTGGAAGTAATTCGTTCTTAAAGTGGAACGGATCAGGTTGAGGAAACGCCGCAGGATGCGGTCGTCATCGGCGCTGACCACTTTGTCCAGGCCGGCCAGCAGCGACGCCTCGATATGGCCCCCGTCGCCCGATTCCCCCTTGGGATCGAAGATGGCGAGGAACAGCCGCACCAAGGCGGCCGCCATGTCGGCATTGCCGCTCAGGGCCTGCTCGATATAGGCCTGGCTGTAGGTGATGCCGGTCTGGCGCAGGTACTTGGTGTAGGCGCGCAGCACCATGATTTCCCGCCACGACAGGCCGGCCGACAATACCAGCCGGTTGAAGCCGTCGCTGTCGGCGTCGCCCCGCCACACCGCCGCCAGGGCGTCGTGGAACAGGTCGCGCCGCTCGGCCACGTCGAGCGGCGAGCCATCGGCGCTTTCCACCTCGAAATCATGGACCCACACCGTCCCGCCGCCGGAGGCGGGAACGATCTCGTGAGGGACCTCGGCGATGACCACCAGCCCCATGGCCTCCAGCATGGGCAGGATACCGGACAGGGGCACCGGATGGCCGGAGCGGTAGAGCTTCAGCCGGCCCTGATAAGGTTCGGCCTCCACCGGACGGTAGAGGTTGAGCACGATGTCGCCGCCCGACGCCGCCTGGATGCGTCCCACGTCGGCCACCGCCGCCAGGACACCATGGCTTTCGCGGTAGGACGCCGGGAACGCCCGGCCCCAGCGCCGCGCCAGCGCCAGCCCGGCCGCCTCGCCGTGGGTCTGGACCAGGGCGTCCTGCAGATGCTCGTACCAGGTCCGCGCCGCGTCGGCGATACGCATTTCCAGCGCCGGAGCGTCCACCCGGAGCAGGTGGCCGGGCGTGGTGCGGATGATGAAATGCAGCCGGGCCAGGGGCAGATCGGCCACTTGGGTATAGAAGGCGTCGAGCGTGCCGCCCACCGCCTCCTCCAGCATGGCGGTGATGGCGAGGCGCAGCGGCGTGTCGTAGCGGTCACGCGGCACGAAGACCAGACAGGAGACGAAGCGTTCGAACTCGTCGTTCCTGAGGAACACCGCCACCCGCTGACGGTCCTGCAGGTGCAGGATGCCGATGCTGGTCTCGAACAGGGCATCCTCGGATACCTGGAACAGCTCATCTCTGGGGTAGGTCTCCAGGATATTGACCAGTGCCTTGGCATCGTGACCGGACTTGTTGAAGTCGGCCCGCGCCTCGACGCGGGCGATCTTGCGCCGCAGCAGGGGAATCTGCGCCGGGCGGTCGTTATAGGCGGCCGAGGTGAACAGTCCGAGGAAAGCGTGCAGCCCCACCACCCGC encodes:
- a CDS encoding IS630 family transposase (programmed frameshift), with the translated sequence MGAPIPLRPDFDGSVLRRLARASDDADQTRRLLALASIYDGGSRSGAAKLGGVGLQVVRDWVVHFNSDGPAGLIDRKAPGQVSKLNAEQRQSLVDKVERGPIPAVDGVVRWRLKDPALWLFEDFGISLDETTVGRELKAMGFRKLSARPRHHAQNGDAVEDFKKGFPTELAAIRAKLPPGTDIEVWWQDEARVGQKNKITRRWAKRGTRPSAPHDQRTQSAYIFGAICPERGVGAALVLPRCDTLAMQWHLDEIASQVRPGAHAVLMLDQAGWHTADKLAVPDNITILPLPPRSPELNPVENIWQFIRQNWLSNRVFESYDQIIALCCHAWNRLIDQPWKIISIGRRQWAHRF
- a CDS encoding IS630 family transposase (programmed frameshift); translation: MAGPLSQDLRQRIAAALNSGETTRSAAKRFGVSVATAVRIGQKWRSGRGLQPSKMGGHRRPLLSGETADWIQSRLAEKKDLTMRALAAELAERGVVVTHDTVWRFVRGLGLSFKKTLMAKEQDGPRVARLRHRWKTHQHRLDPSRLVFIDETWVKTNMTRLRGWSPRGEALLAKVPHGHWKTLTFLAGLRHDRIIAPLVLDGPINGATFTAWVEQSLAPALEPGDVVILDNLGSHKGKPARQAIRKVGAHLLFLPPYSPDLNPIEMMFAKLKTLVRKADERTIETTWRRVGKLLDAFPPQECAAYLRHAGYASI
- a CDS encoding NAD-dependent epimerase/dehydratase family protein, with protein sequence MLELAQEHGARFTFFSSSEIYGDPDAKHVPTPESYRGHVSCQGPRACYDESKRVGETLCYIFHGEHGTATNTIRPFNVFGPGMQETDYRVLPNFANRIKGGHPLNVYGSGNQTRTFCYITDAMVGFLLVILRGVPGEAYNIGNPKPEISMVDLVNRISDVLGKPVAHNVIEYPDSYPADEPNRRCPDIRKAKLQLKFEPSVELNEGLRRFLTWADGVYTGEQ
- a CDS encoding class I SAM-dependent methyltransferase is translated as MSNPSSPIPHYEGRDLEILADAPRYQSWIVDQFRPYLGGHVVEYGAGFGSISILLAPNCRRLDLVEPSEPLIPPLTRRVASLEHVSVLRSSLESHVAELADNSLDGVVLVNVLEHVEDDIAALRQLARVIKPGGHLMLYVPALSWLMSELDRMHGHHRRYSRQDLRSRVSAAGLRVLRDGYMDLVGVVPWWLINVVGGSTAFSPRMIKLYDRLFVPATKIIERLVGAPIGKNLILVAHKPLAPSES
- a CDS encoding mannose-1-phosphate guanylyltransferase/mannose-6-phosphate isomerase, with amino-acid sequence MTQAGKADAGPAIVPVILSGGAGTRLWPLSREKFPKQLQNLTSELSLLQETALRAQAVPGTGAPIIVCNQEHRFIVAEQMREIGIEPRAIVVEPLGRNTAAAAAVAALVLEAEPDALLLVMPSDHTVRKPEGFVGAVRIAVPLARAGHLVTFGIVPDSPATGYGYIHRGASIAGHDGAHMVDRFVEKPDLATAQAFLATGAYSWNSGIFMFSSAAILAEMGRLRPDILDGSRAALAQGATDLFFFRLDEAAFAAVPSLSIDYAVMEHTAKAAVVPAEMGWSDLGSWSALWAELEQDADGNVIRGDAFAHDSKGCLLRSDGPLVAALGLEDMIVVATGDVVMVADKSRDQEVKALVDDLKARGRDEAVQPARVYRPWGWFETIDEGPRFRCKHILVKPDSKLSLQKHWHRSEHWIVVTGTALVTCGDKTFLLRENESTFIPSGTPHRLENPGKIPLRMIEVQSGEYVGEDDIVRFEDDYGRTA